A portion of the Gemmatimonadota bacterium genome contains these proteins:
- a CDS encoding ZIP family metal transporter — translation MSVFALVLIVAAANVAGALVVTQGALGRRTLLGFLVGFGAGFMLAVALLEMLPPALEVTHGLTAVLLGYLGVHLAQHTVVPHFHFGEETHADAMVSPRVGLMAVAGMLPHAFFDGVAIAGGYALAAELGVLIALAVLLHKVPAGAALASIMLASGNDRSRTLAAVAVVAAATVVGALITPASTLLERYGLALAAGVTLYVAASNLIPEAQRQRGWLLPGGVFVGVAAYYLARLVAPF, via the coding sequence GTGAGCGTGTTTGCTCTGGTGCTGATAGTCGCGGCGGCCAACGTCGCGGGAGCGCTCGTGGTGACCCAGGGGGCCCTGGGCAGGCGCACGCTGCTCGGCTTCCTGGTCGGCTTCGGCGCCGGGTTCATGCTGGCGGTGGCGCTGCTGGAGATGCTGCCTCCGGCGCTGGAGGTCACGCACGGCCTGACCGCGGTTCTGCTCGGGTACCTGGGGGTTCACCTCGCCCAGCACACCGTCGTCCCCCATTTCCACTTCGGCGAGGAGACCCACGCGGACGCGATGGTGTCGCCGCGGGTGGGTCTGATGGCGGTGGCCGGGATGCTGCCGCACGCGTTCTTCGACGGCGTAGCGATCGCGGGCGGGTACGCTCTTGCGGCCGAGTTGGGCGTGCTGATCGCGCTCGCGGTGCTCCTGCACAAGGTGCCGGCCGGCGCCGCGTTGGCCAGCATCATGCTGGCCAGCGGGAACGACCGCTCCCGGACCCTGGCGGCGGTCGCGGTGGTGGCAGCGGCCACCGTCGTGGGCGCCCTGATCACCCCCGCGAGCACGCTGCTGGAACGGTACGGCCTGGCGCTCGCGGCCGGCGTTACGCTCTACGTGGCGGCGTCCAACCTGATCCCGGAGGCGCAGCGCCAGCGCGGCTG